The window GTCTTGGCGAAAAATCAACATCCGCCTTTCCGCACCGTTGCGCCAGTGGTCATGTTATAAATTTTTGGTCAACGGGCCGTTCTTCGCGCTCGTCCCCCGTTTCCGGGCCGCAATTAAGCTAATGCGCCCCGGTCAGTTCTGTTCGTCATAGACCATGCGATGACCCACGGGGAAATATTGGCGCGAAAAGGCCAGCGGAATGGCGTCGGCCCATTCTGTCCGCTCGATCGTCAGTAGCACTGTGCCGGGCGTGACACCCATCGCCTCGGCGCAAGGGGCGCTGACGCACGCCGCCAGAATCGCCACCCGAAAGCGAGTCGCTTGGGCGTTATGGGCAAGAAATTCGCCAGCCGAGCTTTTGACCAGATCCGAGTCCTTCAGCCCGGTCATCCGCTCGCGGTTCAGCCAGGTCTCTTCGGCGCAGTAGACCGCCCTATCGGCCAGATACAGCGCGCTGACATGGCTGACCGGGTCGCCATCGCGCAGTTTCAGGATCCGTGCGGTTTCATGGTCGGCGCCCTCGTGATCAAGCTGCAGCAACTTGTAGCCATATTCGGCGCCGGTAGCGCGGATTTCGCTGCGCAGCGGCGAAATTTCGCGGCTGGCGCCGAGACTCAGCCTTTGGTTGACCCGCGTGCCAAGCCGGCGGCGGCGTTCGACGATACCGCTTTCGGCAAGGTCGCGCATGGCGCGGTTGACCGTCGCCCTTGCGCAGCCCCAGTCGACCGCCAATTGCATTTCGGCAGGCACCAGGCTGCCAGGCGGCCATTCACCCGAACGGATACGTCCAAGGATCTGGTCGCGAATGGCCTGCCAGGTGTTGCCACGGTGCCCCGAAGGCGGGGCTTGGGTGCCGCGCAGGCGCGCGGCGGCGCTTTCGGGTAAGCGACTTATGGTTGAAAGTTCTCTCGTCATATCCGCGCTTTATTAGTGTCACGTGGGTGCCTTCTGCACGGAAACGGACCGCGCGGCTACGCGGATCGAACCAATTTGTTTAGTTATTGTAAATATGTACCTATGGACAGGCGCAGCCAAAACGCGATTTCCATGCAGAAGCACTGCTGGTAGAGAATCCCCGACTATACGCAGTTTTGGCGGATCTTCGATGAGTGTCACACAAGGGCAACAAGGCCGGAAGGCCAGTGGGACCGCTTGGCTGGTGCTGTGTTCGATCAGTCTGTGTCACCTGATCAACGACGTGATGCAGTCGACGCTGGCATCGATCTATCCGCTGCTGCAGGCAGAGTTTTCGCTAAGCTACGCGCAGATCGGGCTGCTGACCGCAGGCTTTCAGATTACCGCGTCGCTTTTGCAGCCCGTCGTGGGTGCGGTAACGGACCGTCATCCCCAGCCGCGTTCATTGCCGCTGGGAATGGCCTCGACCATGGTCGGGGTCGTGTTGCTGGGTACGGCGCAGCAATATGGAATGTTGCTGGCAGGGGCCATGCTGATCGGGATCGGTTCGGCCGTGTTCCATCCCGAAAGCTCGCGCGTTGCGCGGATTGCATCCGGCGGGCGCTTTGGCACTGCGCAGTCACTGTTTCAGCTGGGCGGCAATTTCGGGCAGTCGATGGGCCCGCTGCTGGCTGCCTTTGTGGTGGTGCCGCTTGGCCGGCCCGCGGTGGCCTGGTTTGCGGTTGCCGCGGCCCTTGGTTTGGCAATGCTGTGGCGCATCGGTGACTGGGCCGAGGGCCGGCGCCGCGCGAATACGACCATTGCCGATAAGAAGCTGCGTCTGCCGCGACCGGTCGTCACGCGCGCGATCATCGTGCTGGCCATTCTGGTCTTCACCAAGAATATCTATGGTGCCAGCATGAACAGCTATCTTACCTTCTTTGTCATCGATCGCTTTGGCCTCGGTGCGCAGGGTGCACAGATGATCCTGTTTCTTTTTCTGGCCGGGATGGCCGCCGGGGTGATGCTGGGCGGCATCGTTGGGGATCGCATTGGCACATTGCGGGTGATCTGGTTTTCGATCCTCGGCGTGCTGCCCTTTACCCTGCTTCTGCCGCATGTGGGTTTGGTGGCCACCGGTGTGCTGTGTGTTGTCATCGGATTGATCCTGGCCTCGGCCTTCCCCGCCATTATCGTCTTTGCGCAGGAACTGGTGCCGGGGCGCACCGGAACGATTGCCGGGCTGTTCTTTGGCTTTGCCTTCGGGATGGGCGGCATCGCGGCTGCGGTGCTGGGCGTTCTGGCCGATGCGACCAGCATCCGCTTTGTCTTTCTGCTGTGTTCGGCGCTGCCGGTTCTGGGCTGCCTGACCATCCTGCTGCCACGCATCCCACAGCTTGAACCCGGCGCCACATGATCGCAGCCGGGCAGTTCTTTCACATCAGTCCCGACTGGTGCGGCGAGGAGCGGCTGGCCCAGATCTTTCGCCAGAACGGTTATCAGGTGCTGGGTCACGAAAAGGGGGCGCTGGCCGCAGATATCCTGATGGCGCATGCGCAGGGCAGTCGTCCCCTGCAGGACCATTCCGGCATAACCTTGTTCACGGGGTTGCACCGCGTCGACAGTTTCTGGCGTCCGCCACTCGAGGCTTGGCGCGCATTCGCCTTTCTTGATCAGCAGTTTCCGCAGGCCAGGTTCATTCTGACCACGCGTGATCCCGATGGCTGGATGCTGGATCGCATGACCCGCGATGGTGGCGTGATTGCGCGCTGCTATGCCCACCATCTTGACCAACCCGAAGAGGCGCTGCTGCGCATCTGGCGGCGCGACTGGCTGGACCATCTGGCGGCGGTCGAGGCGTATTTTGGCAGTGATCCCCGCCTGATCCGCGTGGATATCGACCGCGAGACCCCCGCCCAGTTTTGCCAGCGGCTGGACCAGGTGCTGCCTACCCCGCTGGATCAGCGACCCAAGGCGCAGGGCTGGGTGCCAGGGCTCAAACAGTCCCTTGAGCAACAACTGGCCGCGACAATGGACCGGCCCCGCGCAATGCCGCCATCGGACGATCCAGAACTTGCCGAGGATATCGCCGCCTATTGCCTCAAGGGTGTCGCGCCCGAAGGTGGGACGCTGAACGGCGTTTCGGGGCTGTACTGCGTCTGGGATGGTGATGAAAGCGTCGTGAACCGCGACGGCCGGGCGCTGCCCTATGCCATCGGGACACCGCCTGGCGGCGGCGGTCTGGTTGCGATGCTTCAACCCAATCCCGATTTCAAACGCGCCCGCGCAGAAGGTGTCATCAACGATATCCTGCGCCTTGGCCGCAGCGATCCGGTGCGGATCGACATGCAGGATGCCCGCCGGATGGGACTGCCAGACGGTCCGTCGCTAGGTGTGCCGGTGCTTTGTTATAACCGCCGCGAAGCTGCGCGAAACGTGGTGCTGTGGCCCTTGCCAGGACTGCATGAGATCGGCGCGCCGGGCCAGCCGCAGGCGGAATGCGGCGATCATATCCCCTTTGACGCCAAGCAGGACCGGCTGGTCTGGCGCGGCCATATCTCTGGCTCGGCGGTGCCCCACGACCAGTTCGGACGGCAGCCCTCGCATCAGATATTGGACCAGTTGCGCGATGCGGGTGATGATCATGCGGCGCAGATGGCGGCGTTCGAGCGGCTGTGCGATGTGCCACGCTTTGCCTTTATACGGCGCTGGATGGATCACCCGGATTTTGACATCGGTCTGGTCATCGCCTGGCGCTATCGCGATCTGGCCAGCCATCCACTGCTGGCGCCGTTCACAAGGCCGCGCGTCGGGGCGGACTATTTCCAGCGTTTCCGTTATCAATTGACGCTGGCCGGCTATGACCACGGCTCGAATTTCATCGGCGCGATCAACAGCCAGTCGGTGCTGCTGAAAGAGGAGGACGGATGGGAGGTATATTATCTGGGCCGCTTCAAGCCGTGGCAGCACTATATTCCCGTGCAGTTGCATTGCCTCGATCTAGAGGACAAGCTGGCCTGGGCCCGCGCCAACCCCGAACGTTGCAAGCAGATGTCGGCGGCTGCGCGGGCCGAAGTTGTGCGTCTGGCCAATCCCGCCGCGCGGCGCGCCTTTTTGGGCCATATCCTGGACGGGTTGGCCACAGCAGGAAGATAAGATGACCACGATCACCGCGACCCCCATCACCGCCGAAGCCTTTGCCCCGTTTGGCGAGTTGCTGACACCGCGCGAGCGGGCAGACAAGATGATCAATGCCGGCCGCTGCGGTCGCCATCATGCGCTGGCCACGGTCGAACGCGGCGGCGGCGAGGCGATCATCTCGATCTTTCGGTCAGAGCCCGTCAGCCTGCCATATGACTGCGCGCTGCTGGAGCGCCATCCGCTTGGCTCGCAGGCGTTCATGCCGCTTGGCCCCGACCCCTGGCTGTCGGTCGTCGCAACGGACGACGGGGGCAAGCCCGGCGAACCGCTGGCCTTTCTCGTGCCGGCGGGGATGGGCGTGAACCTGCGCGCGGGCATCTGGCACGGGGTGCTGACGCCGCTGGACCGTGCAGGCGATTTTCTGGTCGTGGATCGCGAAGGGACAGGCGTCAATCTGGAAGAGGTCGCCATCGCCCCGGTGACCATCACCGCATGACCGGGCCTGATTTCAGCTTTGAGGCCGCGGCAATTGCCCGCGGTGCGCGCCACGTCGCTGGTGTGGACGAGGTCGGACGCGGCCCGTTGGCAGGGCCGGTGACGGCGGCTGCGGTGGTGCTGGATCCGGAGAATATCCCCGAAGGGCTGAACGATTCAAAGAAACTGAACGCCGCCCGGCGCGAGGCTCTGGCTGTGTGGGTGATGGCAAATTGCGACTGGTCGGTTGCCCATGTGGACGTCGACGAAATCGACCGGATGAACATCTATCACGCGTCGCATCTGGCGATGTGCCGTGCGGTGGCGGGGCTGCGCGCGGCCCCCTGTCATGTGCTGGTCGACGGCAATCGTGTGCCGCGCGATCTGGCCGTGCCGTCCGAGCCGGTGCTCAAGGGCGACGCCCGTTGTCTGACGATTGCGGCGGCCTCTATCGTCGCCAAGGTGTTGCGCGATCGCATCATGGAGGATTTGGCGCAACAATACCCCGGATATGGCTGGGAGGCGAATGCAGGCTATCCGACGCCCGCCCATAAAAAGGCGCTGCTAGATATCGGGGTCACCCCACATCATAGACGCAGCTTTAAGCCCGTCCACAATATCTTGTGTCGAGATGAAATCGCAAGTGATTGATTCAAAAAAGAAATTGACGGCGAATCCCCGCTGACTCATCATTCAACCCATACAGACCGGCACCAAGCTGGCAGATTATGGGCAGAGCGATGACGACGATCAAAGACAAACGTGCCAATGCGGCGCGACCTCTTCCGCTGAACCAGATCCTTGCAGGTGACTGCATCGAGATCATGAATTCACTGCCCGAAGGCAGCGTCGATCTGATCTT is drawn from Paracoccus tegillarcae and contains these coding sequences:
- a CDS encoding GntR family transcriptional regulator, translated to MTRELSTISRLPESAAARLRGTQAPPSGHRGNTWQAIRDQILGRIRSGEWPPGSLVPAEMQLAVDWGCARATVNRAMRDLAESGIVERRRRLGTRVNQRLSLGASREISPLRSEIRATGAEYGYKLLQLDHEGADHETARILKLRDGDPVSHVSALYLADRAVYCAEETWLNRERMTGLKDSDLVKSSAGEFLAHNAQATRFRVAILAACVSAPCAEAMGVTPGTVLLTIERTEWADAIPLAFSRQYFPVGHRMVYDEQN
- a CDS encoding MFS transporter, which encodes MSVTQGQQGRKASGTAWLVLCSISLCHLINDVMQSTLASIYPLLQAEFSLSYAQIGLLTAGFQITASLLQPVVGAVTDRHPQPRSLPLGMASTMVGVVLLGTAQQYGMLLAGAMLIGIGSAVFHPESSRVARIASGGRFGTAQSLFQLGGNFGQSMGPLLAAFVVVPLGRPAVAWFAVAAALGLAMLWRIGDWAEGRRRANTTIADKKLRLPRPVVTRAIIVLAILVFTKNIYGASMNSYLTFFVIDRFGLGAQGAQMILFLFLAGMAAGVMLGGIVGDRIGTLRVIWFSILGVLPFTLLLPHVGLVATGVLCVVIGLILASAFPAIIVFAQELVPGRTGTIAGLFFGFAFGMGGIAAAVLGVLADATSIRFVFLLCSALPVLGCLTILLPRIPQLEPGAT
- a CDS encoding glycosyl transferase family 90 yields the protein MIAAGQFFHISPDWCGEERLAQIFRQNGYQVLGHEKGALAADILMAHAQGSRPLQDHSGITLFTGLHRVDSFWRPPLEAWRAFAFLDQQFPQARFILTTRDPDGWMLDRMTRDGGVIARCYAHHLDQPEEALLRIWRRDWLDHLAAVEAYFGSDPRLIRVDIDRETPAQFCQRLDQVLPTPLDQRPKAQGWVPGLKQSLEQQLAATMDRPRAMPPSDDPELAEDIAAYCLKGVAPEGGTLNGVSGLYCVWDGDESVVNRDGRALPYAIGTPPGGGGLVAMLQPNPDFKRARAEGVINDILRLGRSDPVRIDMQDARRMGLPDGPSLGVPVLCYNRREAARNVVLWPLPGLHEIGAPGQPQAECGDHIPFDAKQDRLVWRGHISGSAVPHDQFGRQPSHQILDQLRDAGDDHAAQMAAFERLCDVPRFAFIRRWMDHPDFDIGLVIAWRYRDLASHPLLAPFTRPRVGADYFQRFRYQLTLAGYDHGSNFIGAINSQSVLLKEEDGWEVYYLGRFKPWQHYIPVQLHCLDLEDKLAWARANPERCKQMSAAARAEVVRLANPAARRAFLGHILDGLATAGR
- a CDS encoding ureidoglycolate lyase encodes the protein MTTITATPITAEAFAPFGELLTPRERADKMINAGRCGRHHALATVERGGGEAIISIFRSEPVSLPYDCALLERHPLGSQAFMPLGPDPWLSVVATDDGGKPGEPLAFLVPAGMGVNLRAGIWHGVLTPLDRAGDFLVVDREGTGVNLEEVAIAPVTITA
- a CDS encoding ribonuclease HII, whose amino-acid sequence is MTGPDFSFEAAAIARGARHVAGVDEVGRGPLAGPVTAAAVVLDPENIPEGLNDSKKLNAARREALAVWVMANCDWSVAHVDVDEIDRMNIYHASHLAMCRAVAGLRAAPCHVLVDGNRVPRDLAVPSEPVLKGDARCLTIAAASIVAKVLRDRIMEDLAQQYPGYGWEANAGYPTPAHKKALLDIGVTPHHRRSFKPVHNILCRDEIASD